In a single window of the Melissococcus plutonius ATCC 35311 genome:
- a CDS encoding ComF family protein, with protein sequence MRCNYCQQLFTELPSLKLLFSFQSISEHSLCPVCLSRFHYLPKKNVCYGCHRVTNRRYCSDCLTWKSLYPQYNFHHEALFVYNKAMQEWFKAYKFSGDYRLRFCFSTILKHHFKSKKRKMIIPLPVSKQRKKIQRFNQVEGLLSAANIDYHAYLARISEDKPQSKKKKDERMNQPQPFIVIEKKQEILRGKEVVLVDDIYTTGRTLFHAAEVILECNPAKLETFTLAR encoded by the coding sequence ATGAGATGTAATTATTGTCAACAGTTATTTACAGAATTACCTTCTTTAAAACTGCTTTTTTCTTTTCAAAGTATTTCAGAGCATTCCCTATGTCCTGTTTGTCTTTCCAGGTTCCATTATTTACCTAAGAAAAATGTTTGTTATGGTTGTCACCGAGTTACAAATCGTAGATATTGTAGTGATTGTTTAACATGGAAAAGTCTTTATCCTCAGTATAATTTTCATCATGAAGCATTATTTGTTTATAATAAAGCAATGCAGGAATGGTTTAAAGCTTATAAGTTTTCGGGTGATTATCGTTTACGATTTTGTTTTTCAACTATTCTAAAACATCATTTTAAATCAAAGAAGAGAAAAATGATTATTCCATTACCTGTTTCAAAACAACGGAAGAAGATACAAAGATTTAATCAGGTAGAAGGACTACTTTCTGCCGCTAACATTGATTATCATGCCTATTTAGCTAGAATATCTGAAGATAAACCTCAATCCAAGAAAAAGAAAGATGAGAGAATGAATCAGCCACAACCCTTTATTGTCATAGAAAAGAAACAAGAAATATTGAGAGGAAAAGAAGTCGTTTTGGTTGATGATATCTATACAACAGGACGAACCTTATTTCATGCAGCAGAAGTAATCCTAGAATGCAATCCTGCAAAATTGGAGACGTTTACTCTTGCTCGATAG
- the hpf gene encoding ribosome hibernation-promoting factor, HPF/YfiA family translates to MFRYNVRGENIEVTEAIRNYIEKKVGKLERYFNDSPVATVHANLKVYTEKTAKVEVTIPLPYLVLRAEETSPDLYASIDLVVDKLERQIRKFKTRINRKSRETGIDTAKASVFLNDEGTEDPTDLDIVRTKRLSLKPMDSEEAVLQMNMLGHNFFIFEDSETNGTSIVYRRKDGKYGLIETN, encoded by the coding sequence ATGTTTAGATATAATGTACGTGGTGAAAATATTGAAGTTACGGAAGCAATACGTAACTATATAGAAAAAAAAGTTGGCAAATTAGAAAGATATTTCAATGATTCGCCTGTAGCGACTGTACATGCAAACTTAAAAGTTTATACTGAAAAAACAGCAAAAGTAGAGGTGACAATCCCTCTTCCTTACTTGGTTCTACGTGCTGAAGAAACATCACCAGATTTATATGCAAGTATTGATTTGGTCGTGGATAAATTAGAAAGACAAATTCGTAAATTTAAAACAAGAATTAATAGAAAATCTAGAGAAACGGGGATCGACACTGCAAAGGCATCTGTATTTTTAAATGATGAAGGTACAGAAGATCCAACCGATCTTGATATTGTTCGTACAAAACGTTTATCATTAAAACCGATGGATAGTGAAGAAGCTGTTTTGCAGATGAACATGCTTGGACATAATTTCTTCATTTTTGAAGATTCGGAAACCAATGGTACAAGTATTGTTTATCGTCGTAAAGATGGTAAATATGGATTAATTGAGACAAATTAA